Proteins co-encoded in one Chryseobacterium foetidum genomic window:
- a CDS encoding SusC/RagA family TonB-linked outer membrane protein, whose translation MRKNLLIAPIFFILSSSHFFAQQTTVSDTISTSNIDEVVITALGLKGERDKFASSASTVKGPAVAQSGETGILTGLSAKASGVLITRNGGDPGAGAYIQIRGQNTINGNAQPLFIIDGMPVSNSSDKTGSSLSNGIVQQSRINDLNPNDIERVEVLKGASAAALWGTRAANGVIIITTKKGKNTSGKINISLKSTVSFDRVNKMHPLQTTYGQGSNGLYIQGDRLSFGDLIAARPGGSDFYITDPSNPLYQGYVTFADGTVRYAIAPGTADRKNGGKNSREVFDHSKDAFRTGHFIENNLTVDGGNEKSNFLLGFSNLNQEGVIKSFSDYDRQTARLNASQKFNDWFKASANVNYIKSSSSRVQEGDNVDGLLLSSLRTSPDFDNARYEGTYTDPTGQIFPNAHVSYRNPLGIDKKTTYANPFWNIVNNKNTSKVDRILGTMQIDITPLKWLSATARVGIDNFTDKRVERFAKNSANFADGYLSIGSIAEKQFNTDLFVIAKHTVSENIKSSYLFGFNYNSRRNESVLNTITNLIIADGPDILDNALNSNLKANNNYSLLRTYAFYSQIDVEAYNMLFLTLTGRSESASTFGTETSNSFFFPSAALAWQFSNLDFLKDRSIFSFGKLRMTWGQVGIQPQPYQNFTVFNPANFSDPFTNGVSSVSSLYSGGYVRNLREGNQFLRPEIKTEYEVGTDLRFFQNRFSFSATAYYNKTKDVILQLNVPASTGYALKNSNAAVLENKGLELDVNGDILRLGNFRWNISGNFSTNKNKVVSLSGVTAQVLSDSFIQNSSLIPGQPFGVFLSTDFLKDGAGNYILDANGFPQPGTSTEVIGDPNADWRAGLGSTFSYKDFSLYVLFDRVQGNDVFNGTRGSLYAFGTHGDQGNTVIVPAGGLRDVNGNLLAAGTSYQGQIYDFGAGPVALNQAWYRGRGTASTTASYKQFVEDGSATRLREITFNYTLKSDKLKKKLKLSSINFSVTGRNLILWTKYTGIDPESNVSGAGLSRGQDWFTNPNTKSLLASILINY comes from the coding sequence ATGAGAAAAAATTTACTCATTGCACCAATTTTTTTTATTTTATCAAGCAGCCATTTTTTTGCGCAGCAGACAACAGTGTCAGATACGATTTCAACTTCAAATATTGATGAAGTCGTTATTACCGCCCTCGGACTAAAAGGTGAACGCGATAAGTTTGCCTCGTCCGCCAGCACCGTTAAAGGCCCTGCAGTTGCGCAGTCTGGTGAAACCGGTATTTTGACGGGGCTTAGTGCCAAGGCGTCCGGTGTTTTGATCACAAGAAATGGTGGTGACCCGGGTGCCGGAGCGTACATTCAGATCAGAGGTCAGAATACCATCAATGGAAATGCCCAGCCGCTGTTTATTATTGATGGGATGCCGGTTAGCAATTCAAGTGATAAAACAGGCTCGTCCCTGAGCAATGGGATTGTGCAACAATCAAGAATTAACGATCTTAACCCAAATGATATTGAACGCGTAGAAGTTTTAAAAGGAGCTTCGGCAGCGGCTTTGTGGGGCACCAGAGCCGCAAATGGTGTAATTATTATTACCACGAAAAAAGGGAAGAATACATCAGGTAAGATCAATATTTCGTTAAAATCTACTGTTTCTTTTGACAGAGTTAATAAGATGCACCCTCTGCAGACAACTTACGGGCAGGGTTCTAACGGGCTTTATATTCAGGGAGACAGATTGAGTTTCGGAGATTTGATAGCCGCACGTCCCGGGGGATCAGATTTTTATATTACAGATCCTTCAAATCCGCTATACCAGGGATACGTAACTTTTGCCGATGGTACGGTACGTTATGCAATTGCGCCGGGAACTGCAGACAGAAAAAATGGTGGTAAGAATTCACGGGAAGTTTTTGATCACAGTAAGGATGCCTTTAGAACAGGGCACTTTATTGAAAACAATTTAACGGTCGATGGTGGCAACGAAAAGTCAAATTTTCTTCTTGGCTTTTCTAATTTAAATCAGGAAGGAGTCATTAAATCTTTCAGCGATTACGACCGTCAGACCGCCCGCCTGAATGCGTCGCAAAAATTTAATGATTGGTTTAAGGCGAGTGCCAACGTTAATTATATCAAAAGTTCATCTTCCAGAGTTCAGGAGGGTGACAACGTAGATGGACTTTTGCTCAGCAGTTTGAGAACGTCACCTGATTTCGACAATGCCCGGTATGAAGGGACTTATACTGATCCTACAGGTCAGATTTTTCCTAATGCTCATGTTTCTTACCGAAACCCTTTGGGCATTGACAAGAAAACTACATACGCAAATCCTTTCTGGAATATCGTTAATAACAAAAATACAAGTAAGGTTGACCGTATTTTAGGTACGATGCAGATCGATATTACCCCTCTGAAATGGCTGAGTGCAACTGCTCGGGTAGGTATAGATAATTTTACTGATAAAAGAGTGGAAAGATTTGCGAAAAATTCGGCCAACTTTGCAGATGGCTACTTATCAATAGGTTCTATTGCTGAAAAACAGTTTAATACAGATCTTTTTGTTATTGCCAAACATACTGTTAGTGAAAATATTAAAAGTTCATATCTCTTTGGATTTAACTACAACAGTCGCAGAAATGAATCTGTCCTCAATACAATAACCAATCTGATTATTGCTGATGGGCCTGATATTTTGGATAATGCTCTTAATTCCAATTTGAAAGCAAATAACAATTATTCCTTACTTAGAACTTATGCATTTTATAGCCAGATCGATGTGGAAGCATATAATATGCTTTTTTTAACTTTAACTGGAAGAAGTGAAAGTGCTTCCACTTTTGGAACCGAAACAAGTAACAGTTTTTTCTTTCCTTCTGCAGCACTAGCGTGGCAATTCAGCAATCTTGATTTTTTGAAGGATCGAAGCATTTTCAGCTTCGGGAAATTAAGAATGACCTGGGGACAAGTTGGAATTCAGCCTCAACCCTACCAGAATTTCACGGTTTTCAACCCTGCCAATTTCAGCGATCCTTTCACTAACGGAGTCTCTTCTGTGAGTAGTCTGTACAGTGGAGGCTACGTTCGAAACCTGAGAGAGGGGAATCAGTTTCTGAGACCGGAAATCAAAACTGAATATGAGGTTGGAACAGATTTGCGCTTTTTTCAAAACCGTTTCAGCTTTTCCGCAACAGCTTACTATAACAAAACAAAAGATGTTATTTTACAGCTAAATGTACCGGCATCTACCGGATATGCACTTAAAAACAGCAATGCAGCTGTTTTGGAGAATAAAGGATTGGAGCTTGATGTGAATGGAGATATTTTAAGACTGGGAAATTTCCGGTGGAATATTTCCGGAAATTTTTCGACGAATAAGAATAAAGTGGTATCACTGTCCGGTGTTACTGCGCAGGTTCTGTCGGATAGTTTTATTCAGAATTCATCGCTGATCCCTGGGCAACCTTTTGGAGTGTTTTTATCAACCGACTTTCTAAAGGACGGTGCGGGAAATTACATCCTCGATGCCAACGGTTTTCCTCAGCCTGGAACTTCTACAGAAGTTATCGGTGATCCTAATGCTGACTGGCGTGCAGGATTGGGAAGTACATTTTCTTACAAAGATTTTAGTCTTTATGTATTGTTTGACCGGGTTCAGGGAAACGATGTTTTTAACGGAACGAGAGGTTCACTCTATGCTTTTGGTACTCACGGTGATCAGGGAAATACTGTCATTGTTCCTGCCGGCGGATTACGCGATGTGAATGGTAATCTTCTAGCAGCTGGCACTTCTTATCAGGGACAGATTTACGATTTCGGAGCTGGTCCGGTTGCTCTTAATCAGGCCTGGTACCGTGGAAGAGGTACAGCATCCACTACAGCATCCTATAAACAATTCGTGGAAGATGGAAGTGCAACACGACTGCGTGAAATTACATTCAATTACACACTGAAAAGCGACAAGCTTAAAAAGAAACTGAAATTATCAAGTATCAATTTTAGTGTAACAGGCAGAAATTTAATATTATGGACAAAATATACTGGTATTGATCCGGAGTCCAATGTATCAGGGGCAGGACTTTCCCGCGGACAGGACTGGTTTACAAACCCCAATACAAAATCTCTGCTGGCCTCAATTCTTATTAATTACTAA
- a CDS encoding SusD/RagB family nutrient-binding outer membrane lipoprotein, whose amino-acid sequence MKNIIKINLFSLLLAGLLTTGCSHLFDETDIQNNPNAPTDVNVRTLLSGTLLGMCALHEDTDVRIASMWSREVSGIARAHFGYGQYIVSSTNFSWRNLYPVAGQARLIQQKADELGDRKIKGVGQVIEALLITKATSLYGDVPYSQAFDIKNFPNPVYDPQLEVYQRLQNTLDDAILNLSSTAGNAFGSQDFIYKGDVSKWRRAAYTLKARLYLHTGKYQEAVTAAKQGISDTAGDALVPHGKSQGIDTNQNYDFFNVKFVGDVAFNGSYLPVLMNSRINSVNTKTNETALLKHFAKQGITGAGNLDPNTADGAFTIDAPHPIITFYENQLILAEASARIGNETESISALNSVRASLNSGYFNGKIFPAAGRLYENYTPSDFSPAGLANPKNFASSQTALLYEIISQRYIVFLMQYESFNDYRRLSKALPVVELPIPLSVGNQKPQRFIYPETEINTNINTPKPAPNQFVKTAIFN is encoded by the coding sequence ATGAAAAATATTATTAAAATAAACTTATTTTCTTTACTATTGGCCGGACTTCTCACCACCGGATGCAGCCACCTTTTTGATGAGACCGATATTCAAAACAATCCTAATGCCCCAACAGACGTCAATGTAAGAACATTGCTATCAGGAACACTTTTAGGAATGTGTGCATTGCACGAAGATACTGATGTCAGAATTGCTTCCATGTGGTCGCGTGAAGTGAGCGGTATTGCGAGAGCACATTTCGGTTATGGACAGTATATCGTATCATCAACCAATTTTAGCTGGCGAAACCTTTATCCTGTTGCCGGACAGGCAAGATTAATCCAACAAAAAGCGGATGAACTAGGAGACAGGAAAATTAAAGGAGTAGGTCAGGTGATTGAAGCCTTGCTCATCACAAAAGCAACTTCACTTTACGGCGATGTTCCATACAGTCAGGCATTTGATATTAAAAATTTCCCAAATCCTGTCTATGACCCTCAGCTTGAGGTATATCAACGTTTACAGAATACACTTGATGATGCTATTCTGAATTTGTCTTCCACTGCAGGAAATGCATTTGGCAGTCAGGATTTTATTTATAAAGGCGATGTAAGTAAATGGAGAAGGGCAGCATATACCTTGAAAGCAAGATTATATCTTCATACAGGAAAATATCAGGAGGCAGTGACAGCCGCAAAACAGGGAATATCCGATACTGCGGGCGATGCATTGGTACCACATGGCAAAAGTCAGGGAATTGATACCAATCAGAATTACGATTTTTTCAATGTGAAATTTGTCGGAGATGTTGCCTTTAACGGCTCATACTTACCTGTTCTGATGAACTCCAGAATTAATTCGGTTAATACGAAGACCAATGAAACTGCTTTGTTAAAGCATTTTGCTAAACAGGGTATAACAGGCGCCGGAAACTTAGACCCGAATACTGCTGACGGCGCTTTCACGATTGATGCTCCACATCCGATTATCACTTTCTACGAAAACCAACTGATTTTAGCAGAAGCTTCTGCAAGAATTGGAAATGAAACTGAATCAATCAGCGCATTAAATTCTGTGAGGGCATCGCTGAACTCAGGATACTTTAACGGAAAGATTTTTCCTGCGGCAGGAAGGCTTTACGAAAATTATACCCCTTCTGATTTTAGCCCCGCAGGTTTGGCGAATCCCAAAAATTTCGCATCCTCCCAAACAGCACTTTTGTACGAAATTATCAGTCAGCGGTATATTGTCTTTCTGATGCAGTATGAGTCTTTTAATGATTACAGACGTCTGTCTAAAGCTTTACCGGTTGTGGAATTGCCCATTCCTCTTTCTGTCGGAAATCAAAAGCCACAACGTTTCATTTATCCTGAGACTGAAATCAACACCAATATCAATACACCAAAACCGGCACCTAACCAATTTGTGAAAACAGCTATTTTCAATTAG
- a CDS encoding MFS transporter yields MNIPALSTSAFLRYFNFIVLYFVEGLPQGMIFIGIPAWLATEGKSVSEIGSFAVACSLPWTFKFVVAPLMDRYTYLPMGRKRPWVLLSHLGLILSLIGIAFVPDPLNNLQTLNIAAFILSSCGAIQDAAGDAMAVDVIPDDQQARANGYMQGSRMLGSSLALVLGSWALNQYSFKIAMLLICVLVIILTFVPLLLREKQGEKILPFTYGKSSPASAEMQISSWPVILKALFEVFSLRNSILVVLLVFITQGAYNFFEHLLPIFTVKNTGWTNVNYSQIFATADIIGGVGGIVLGGFLIEKFGKKTMINIYFGVIAGLTLTLIFIKTLWSNTMFMDGFIITYRLFNAFAKIGVFAIAMQCCSRNVSASQFTLYMTFGATGSIAGAALIGPIKDNFSWEISFLFFVGFLAVAWFILKILNIDQQIGKINDLEKKHSEKELLKTG; encoded by the coding sequence ATGAATATACCTGCATTGTCTACAAGTGCTTTCTTGAGATATTTTAATTTCATTGTTCTTTATTTTGTTGAAGGTTTGCCACAGGGTATGATTTTTATCGGCATTCCGGCTTGGCTGGCTACAGAAGGGAAAAGTGTGAGTGAGATCGGTTCATTTGCCGTGGCATGTTCCTTACCATGGACTTTTAAATTTGTTGTTGCACCTTTGATGGATCGATATACTTATTTGCCTATGGGAAGAAAAAGACCTTGGGTTTTGTTAAGTCATTTGGGACTGATCCTAAGTTTGATCGGTATTGCATTCGTGCCCGATCCGCTGAATAATTTACAGACACTGAATATTGCAGCATTTATACTCTCATCATGTGGCGCCATTCAGGATGCAGCAGGAGATGCAATGGCGGTTGATGTAATTCCTGATGATCAGCAGGCCAGGGCAAACGGATATATGCAGGGATCACGAATGCTTGGAAGTTCTTTGGCGCTGGTTTTAGGAAGTTGGGCTTTAAATCAATATAGCTTCAAAATTGCCATGCTATTAATTTGTGTATTGGTAATTATTCTCACTTTTGTGCCCTTGTTATTAAGGGAAAAACAAGGCGAAAAAATCCTGCCTTTTACCTACGGGAAGTCATCTCCTGCATCTGCTGAAATGCAGATATCCAGCTGGCCGGTCATTTTAAAAGCCTTGTTTGAGGTATTCAGTTTACGAAACTCCATATTAGTGGTTCTTCTTGTATTTATTACTCAGGGTGCGTACAATTTCTTTGAACATCTACTTCCCATTTTTACCGTGAAAAATACTGGATGGACGAATGTCAACTACAGTCAGATATTTGCTACAGCAGATATTATCGGAGGTGTCGGTGGAATCGTTTTGGGTGGTTTTCTTATTGAAAAGTTTGGAAAAAAGACAATGATTAATATTTACTTTGGAGTCATTGCGGGTCTTACTCTCACACTTATCTTTATCAAGACCTTATGGAGCAATACAATGTTTATGGATGGCTTTATTATTACATACAGGCTTTTCAACGCGTTTGCAAAGATCGGAGTATTTGCTATTGCCATGCAATGCTGCTCCAGAAATGTTTCAGCGAGCCAATTTACTTTGTATATGACTTTTGGAGCAACAGGATCTATTGCCGGTGCCGCTCTGATAGGACCAATCAAGGATAATTTCAGCTGGGAAATTTCCTTTCTGTTTTTTGTCGGATTTCTTGCTGTAGCATGGTTTATTCTTAAAATTCTAAACATCGATCAGCAAATTGGAAAAATTAATGATCTGGAGAAAAAGCATTCGGAAAAAGAACTGTTGAAAACAGGATAA
- a CDS encoding SdrD B-like domain-containing protein, with translation MKASYIRLLLSLMPLTAFAQSVPSKIYTDFNGYWESNTNNQLIPNNSHNLLAFKIGNTVYSTGVNNNLLTSKGIVFTAGNYAALPITSNPAPGGSTFIGVGRAFGGDGDVSPIPVSQPLSQYLTDGNNGLDIGTAIFNFPSSAEINYQIQDINVSSIGDGIPDLLITQMGQISNVQDRYSFRNSAGAVVGTEFSVDLSTVTSLGLFRWKFYNASASPITYNTTVGPNDSNNTRDVRILALDWSDLGITASNASQVSKFTQIFSGQSDLSFTAYNKNSISLRMPVSGTVFKDNNGGVPNGLPFSNVTLSLKNSNGNTVATTVSDSNGFYSFQNVLGGNYTVTLSIPSGYEIVGNSEGTLSNSVNVQISDSPVQNKNFGLYRLPCVKPGLSGTPTGFAKMGILTKRAISVDKWPTNVPNGHLVLDSDSKGLVITHMTTAQRNALSAVEGMIIYNTDLKCVQMFRGSSPGVDKSRVGWNCIVRGCNEE, from the coding sequence ATGAAAGCATCATACATTCGCTTATTATTATCATTAATGCCCCTTACTGCTTTTGCCCAATCTGTTCCATCGAAGATTTATACAGATTTTAACGGGTATTGGGAAAGCAACACCAATAATCAATTAATTCCGAACAACAGCCATAATTTACTGGCTTTCAAAATTGGAAATACAGTATATTCCACAGGTGTGAACAACAATTTGCTGACTTCAAAGGGAATCGTCTTTACAGCTGGAAACTATGCTGCATTACCTATAACGTCGAACCCTGCACCCGGAGGCAGTACATTTATCGGTGTCGGAAGAGCTTTTGGAGGTGACGGAGACGTCAGCCCTATACCGGTATCTCAACCTCTTTCACAATACTTAACCGACGGAAATAACGGTTTGGATATTGGAACCGCCATTTTTAATTTTCCTTCAAGTGCAGAGATAAATTATCAGATCCAGGACATTAACGTTTCATCCATCGGTGACGGAATTCCTGATCTTCTCATCACACAGATGGGCCAGATAAGCAATGTTCAGGACCGCTATTCGTTCAGAAACAGCGCCGGAGCCGTTGTTGGAACTGAATTCAGTGTGGATTTGTCAACGGTCACAAGTCTCGGATTATTCAGGTGGAAATTTTACAATGCAAGTGCTTCACCGATTACCTACAATACTACCGTTGGACCTAATGACAGCAACAACACCAGAGACGTAAGGATACTGGCTCTTGACTGGTCTGATCTGGGAATTACAGCTTCAAATGCAAGTCAGGTTTCAAAATTCACACAGATATTTTCTGGTCAGAGTGACCTCTCTTTTACTGCTTACAACAAAAATTCGATCAGTCTTCGTATGCCGGTCAGCGGCACTGTTTTTAAAGATAATAACGGTGGAGTTCCAAATGGTCTACCCTTCTCCAATGTTACGCTCAGTTTAAAGAACAGCAACGGAAACACTGTAGCCACAACAGTGAGCGACTCTAATGGCTTTTACTCTTTTCAGAATGTACTGGGAGGAAATTACACCGTTACTTTAAGCATTCCGTCAGGATATGAGATTGTAGGGAACAGCGAGGGAACGTTGTCTAACAGCGTAAACGTGCAAATATCAGATTCTCCGGTTCAGAATAAAAATTTCGGACTCTACAGACTGCCTTGTGTGAAACCTGGCTTGAGTGGTACACCAACAGGTTTTGCAAAAATGGGAATATTAACAAAGCGGGCAATATCTGTTGACAAATGGCCAACCAATGTTCCGAACGGTCACTTGGTTTTGGATTCAGATTCCAAAGGTCTGGTTATTACTCACATGACTACAGCTCAGAGAAACGCCCTTTCTGCAGTTGAAGGAATGATAATCTACAATACAGATTTGAAGTGCGTGCAGATGTTCAGAGGAAGCAGTCCCGGAGTTGATAAATCACGTGTCGGATGGAACTGTATCGTGAGGGGATGTAATGAAGAATAA